In Nocardioides bizhenqiangii, the DNA window GCGCAACCTCGCCGCCGACATGGTCGCCACCATGTACGCCGCCGACGGGGTCGGCCTGGCGGCCTGCCAGATCGGGGTCGACCTCGCCGTCTTCGTCTTCGACTGCCCCGACGAGTCCGGTGACCGTTACGTCGGCGTGGTCTGCAACCCGACGGTCACCGTGCCCGAGGACCGCGGGCGCAAGCTCGACGACGGCGACGAGGGGTGCCTCTCCTTCCCCGGCGCCTTCTGTCCCTGCGCCCGCCCGGACTTCGCGACCGTCGACGGCTTCGGCCTGGACGGTGAGCCGGTGCGGTTCGAGGGCGACGGCCTGCTCGCGCGCTGCCTCCAGCACGAGACCGACCACACCTTGGGCACCGTGTTCGGGGATCGGTTGTCGGCCCGGGCCCGCAAGAAGCTCCAGAAGCTTCACGACGCAGCCGCCGCCGACTACCCCGCGGACTGGCCGACCTGACCTTGGCCCGGTCGCAAGCTCCTCACTCGTCGTTCCGCGGCGGGGGCACCGAGCCCGGCTCGTCGTCGAGCATGTCGCGCCAGCGGTCGTCTTTCGGCTGCGGCTTGCGGGGACCGCGCCGACCGGGCCTCCGGTCGTTGTCGAAGCGCACCTTCTGGCTCTTCAACTTGTACTTCACTGGCACCTCGTCGCCCTGGACGGGGTCGAAGGAGGAGGTCTTGCAGGTCGCGCGGAACCGCGGGCTGCCGTCGGGAGGGCGTACGTCGAGAATGAACTCGAACCTCCGCACCTTCGTGGCTCGGCCCTCACCGCCAGTGGAGGTGTAGAACTCCTTGAGCAGGCGACGGGCGACGACCGTCGCCGTTCCCTCGTCCCAACCGAATCCGAACACGGCGCCTCCTCTCGGTCTGGAATGCCGGCCTCATCCTGGCACCGCTCAGCGCCGCGCGGTGACGTAACACGCGACCGCGGAGGCGGCCGCGACGTTGAGCGAGTCGATCTCGGCGGCCATCGGGATGATCGCGCGACGGTCGGCGGCC includes these proteins:
- a CDS encoding peptide deformylase; amino-acid sequence: MSAKGSDEHVHAPYGPLPRGGTVRPIARWGTPVMHRPQQAVTADQFGGDELRNLAADMVATMYAADGVGLAACQIGVDLAVFVFDCPDESGDRYVGVVCNPTVTVPEDRGRKLDDGDEGCLSFPGAFCPCARPDFATVDGFGLDGEPVRFEGDGLLARCLQHETDHTLGTVFGDRLSARARKKLQKLHDAAAADYPADWPT